The genomic interval CTGGCCCTGCCCCCCCTCACCCGCCCCCGCCCCCTCGCCTGCCTTCTCACCCCCCGCTTCGCCGTCCTGCTCCTGGTCGCCCCGGCCATCTCCCTGTCCGCAAGCCTGCCCGGCGTCTATCTCAGCTTCTTCCTCGACAGCGCCCCCGCGCCCACCATCGTCTTGCTGATGAGCCTCTGCTTTGTCGTGGTCCTCC from Devosia chinhatensis carries:
- a CDS encoding metal ABC transporter permease translates to MPPLTRPRPLACLLTPRFAVLLLVAPAISLSASLPGVYLSFFLDSAPAPTIVLLMSLCFVVVLLATQRKTVATVLRWVARRTTTKQRLISKTMVGAGALSRKKLR